A window of Trichoderma atroviride chromosome 3, complete sequence contains these coding sequences:
- a CDS encoding uncharacterized protein (EggNog:ENOG41), with translation MPSPQPVQTAAAPAPISLFSQAQVYNGLVYCSGNIGIDPKTGKLIEGTVTERTEQTIRNISALLEAANSSLKRIIKVNVFLTTMDNFGPMNEGYAKFFSAPFPARTCVSVAGLPMGADVEIECVAALNE, from the exons ATGCCTAGCCCACAGCCTGTTCAAACAGCCGCCGCTCCGGCACCCATTTCACTCTTCTCGCAGGCTCAAGTCTACAATGGCCTCGTGTACTGTTCAGGAAACATCGGCATCGACCCCAAGACAGGCAAACTCATTGAAGGCACCGTAACGGAGCGTACC GAACAAACTATCCGTAACATATCTGCGCTTTTGGAAGCGGCCAACTCATCTCTCAAACGCATCATCAAGGTCAACGTCTTTTTGACGACCATGGACAACTTCGGACCGATGAATGAAGGATATGCAAAGTTCTTTTCCGCTCCATTTCCT GCTCGAACGTGCGTGAGCGTCGCTGGTCTGCCAATGGGTGCAGATGTAGAGATAGAGTGCGTGGCAGCATTGAACGAATAG
- a CDS encoding uncharacterized protein (EggNog:ENOG41) yields the protein MQEKTAFLLIDPLNDFLHPEGKVYPALKDSIEATDTVNNLQKFVKAARNSHIPIFYCQHQLYEENSYHDWNHMTKSQLRIQQSASFAAGSFGAEIYKGLEPDRSNGDAIVSRHWNSSSFGNTDLDYQLRQRDITHVVCAGMVANTCLEATARYAIELGYHVTIISDATAGFSVELRDVAEKVVWPTIVDEVLTIDEWSAKSNSAK from the exons ATGCAAGAGAAAACAGCTTTCCTGTTGATCGATCCGCTGAATGACTTTTTGCATCCAGAGGGCAAAGTATACCCTGCTCTCAAGGATAGCATTGAGGCTACCGACACGGTGAACAATCTCCAAAAATTTGTTAAGGCTGCAAGAAATAGCCATATCCCTATCTTTTATTGCCAACACCAACTATATGAAGAAAACTCATATCATGATTGGAACCACATGACAAAGAGCCAGCTCAGAATCCAACAATCGGCCTCATTCGCAGCAGGGAGCTTCGGGGCGGAAATTTATAAAGGTCTTGAGCCGGATCGCAGCAACGGCGATGCCATTGTGTCGCGCCACTGGAATAGCAG CTCTTTCGGCAATACTGATCTTGACTATCAACTTCGCCAACGCGATATTACGCACGTTGTCTGCGCGGGCATGGTTGCAAACACATGTTTGGAAGCTACCGCTCGCTATGCAATTGAATT GGGGTATCATGTCACGATCAT AAGCGATGCGACCGCTGGATTTTCAGTTGAGCTGAGAGATGTCGCTGAGAAAGTTGTCTGGCCCACTATTGTGGACGAAGTCTTGACCATAGACGAATGGAGCGCAAAGTCTAACAGCGCAAAGTAA
- a CDS encoding uncharacterized protein (EggNog:ENOG41): MPMYHFELATKLTQTQKLALVRTITDWHATTFKSPRFIVNVRFIDVSEGLLADSYVGGTQRRINRLFVSLRSGTSRSQQALEGMADKLESFWNETVGKDSIAKQLRGVFIMGELDVAKEAGFHLPLPGHFEQWVKDNTEELHRLAAEGDPDAAQVVEEIKVRPEFQK, from the exons ATGCCTATGTATCATTTTGAACTCGCTACCAAGCTGACTCAGACCCAAAAGTTGGCTCTGGTTCGTACCATCACAGACTGGCATGCAACTACATTCAAGTCACCTAGGTTTATCGTAAACGTCCGCTTTATCGATGTTTCTGAAGGCCTTTTAGCCGATTCCTACGTCGGTGGTACACAAAGACGCATTAACCGCCTCTTTGTCAGCCTTCGAAGTGGCACTAGTCGCAGCCAACAGGCCTTGGAAGGCATGGCTGACAAGCTAGAGAGTTTCTGGAATGAGACTGTCGGCAAAGACTCCATTGCAAAGCAGCTTAGAGGAGTTTTTATCATGGGAGAGCTAGATGTTGCGAAAGAAGCAGGATTCCATCTCCCACTA CCGGGCCATTTTGAGCAATGGGTAAAGGATAACACTGAAGAGTTACACCGTTTAGCCGCAGAAGGCGACCCTGATGCGGCACAAGTTGTTGAGGAGATCAAGGTCCGACCGGAGTTTCAGAAGTAA
- a CDS encoding uncharacterized protein (EggNog:ENOG41), whose product MIEKKDFFPGFTPLSAQVYIRHPDAQSDAVERPTDPRAVLIYSWGDGQPKNLIKYADGYRDLFPCSTQIVVLAPISTAMWSNLDQRTQAMRPVIDAIFPKASNDDRETENREDRVLAHIMSNTGGINYAATLNAYRAVHDRPMPHHLLVFDSTPGSVIMTRENLARWSRAMALGTANWFPWPFAVTQTLWAGFLCGNRVLEWAIGKEPAPVFSVKAIIDPYYETKDTRHLYVYSEDDDLIPFEDIEEHIAEARKRGYKSDNHMFKGSGHVRHMQMFTEEYWGAIRTSWNRATSEPSDRA is encoded by the coding sequence ATGATTGAGAAAAAAGACTTTTTTCCGGGCTTCACCCCCTTGTCGGCGCAGGTTTACATCCGCCACCCGGATGCACAGAGCGATGCTGTTGAGCGTCCAACTGATCCCAGGGCCGTCCTCATCTACTCATGGGGTGATGGACAGCCCAAGAACCTGATCAAATACGCCGATGGATACAGAGATCTCTTCCCCTGCTCAACGCAGATCGTCGTGCTGGCTCCCATCTCCACAGCCATGTGGTCAAACCTCGACCAACGCACACAGGCCATGCGGCCTGTgattgatgccatctttccCAAGGCATCCAACGACGACAGAGAGACTGAAAACAGGGAAGATCGTGTGCTGGCACACATCATGTCCAACACCGGCGGCATAAACTACGCTGCAACGCTGAATGCCTATCGTGCTGTTCATGACAGACCAATGCCGCATCACCTTCTGGTCTTCGATTCCACGCCTGGCAGTGTCATCATGACACGCGAAAACCTGGCTCGCTGGTCGCGGGCAATGGCGCTGGGAACTGCAAACTGGTTCCCCTGGCCGTTTGCCGTGACACAAACCCTTTGGGCCGGCTTTCTCTGTGGAAATCGCGTGCTCGAGTGGGCTATCGGAAAGGAACCTGCCCCAGTCTTTAGCGTGAAAGCGATTATAGACCCGTATTATGAGACTAAAGATACGCGGCATTTATACGTTTAcagcgaggatgacgacTTGATTCCGTTCGAAGACATAGAAGAGCATATtgcagaagcaagaaaaagaggatacAAGTCTGATAACCACATGTTCAAGGGAAGCGGGCATGTGCGACATATGCAAATGTTTACGGAAGAATACTGGGGCGCTATTCGAACGTCTTGGAATAGAGCAACGAGCGAGCCTTCTGATAGAGCGTAA
- a CDS encoding uncharacterized protein (EggNog:ENOG41) produces MSSSSVTAKRKRTEESDMESSVSESEIANKADTIRPVPESEDPNGNPEPISVSEKRYRDWRKNGSPRRGVCFVCNKGGDLADCHTCPRSYHQHCLDRPMETFMYRDNFFCQVCQKRQWHQHLPPLSPPPSPPPEKQRVALPSHRPNTQPNNETSLPSTSPAPVSNSPALTPTPAHAPAPAPAPAPAPVPAVQNSQATAPTSFTWLSQNQYTTPIARSGTIPSPRASTPLSGVINMSGVGRGMVAGPRGPRSRFSTLPAEVDDAVSLLLRELEYLGDARQKITHLEDVIVRLQQDVRINENALRLAQRNAASSNSRNSEGLRTENEKLKKEAEDMRRLLADEKSRSHYYQADAEYWKSRAQTKQTELEELRGKLKNLLGG; encoded by the exons atgtcgtcttcatcggTGACAGCGAAGAGGAAGCGCACTGAGGAATCCGACATGGAGAGCAGCGTCTCAGAATCAGAAATAGCCAATAAGGCAGATACCATACGTCCAGTACCTGAGAGTGAAGATCCAAACGGGAATCCGGAGCCCATAAGTGTATCAG AAAAGAGATATCGAGATTGGCGCA AGAATGGATCTCCCCGTCGAGGCGTGTGTTTTGTATGCAATAAAGGGGGAGACCTAGCGGACTGCCACACCTGTCCTAGATCATACCACCAGCATTGTTTGGATCGACCTATGGAAACCTTCATGTATCGCGATAATTTCTTTTGCCAAGTCTGCCAAAAGCGACAATGGCATCAGCATCTACCGCCACTCAGCCcacctccatctccgccCCCAGAGAAGCAGAGGGTGGCTCTACCCAGTCACAGGCCAAATACACAGCCTAATAATGAAACCTCGCTACCTTCGACGTCACCCGCTCCAGTGTCAAATTCACCAGCTCTCACTCCTACTCCCGCCCATGCTCCGGCTCCTGctccggctccggctcctGCTCCTGTACCAGCAGTCCAGAATTCTCAGGCCACGGCACCGACGTCTTTCACCTGGCTATCCCAAAACCAGTACACCACTCCAATCGCTCGCTCAGGCACGATTCCAAGCCCGCGAGCTTCAACGCCTCTTTCGGGTGTAATCAACATGTCGGGCGTAGGCCGCGGGATGGTAGCCGGCCCACGAGGCCCTCGGTCACGCTTTTCTACCCTACCAGCCGAGGTAGATGATGCAGTCTCCCTACTGCTTAGGGAATTAGAGTATCTTGGTGATGCCAGACAAAAAATCACCCATCTCGAAGACGTGATTGTGAGACTACAGCAAGACGTCAGGATCAATGAGAACGCTCTCAGGTTGGCGCAGCGCAATGCTGCTTCATCAAATTCGCGCAATTCGGAGGGCCTACGAACGGAGAATGaaaagctgaagaaggaagctGAGGATATGCGTCGATTACTAGCTGATGAAAAGTCTCGGTCTCATTATTACCAGGCAGATGCGGAGTACTGGAAATCACGAGCTCAGACTAAGCAGACAGAGTTGGAGGAGCTACGAGGGAAGCTGAAAAACTTACTGGGGGGATAA
- a CDS encoding uncharacterized protein (EggNog:ENOG41~TransMembrane:12 (i53-71o91-109i121-139o145-169i181-203o215-233i281-307o319-344i365-385o397-419i431-453o459-480i)), giving the protein MDVIEDIKEDAPRGEKEDDSFPSSDPESAPESSHALEWEDDPRNPYNWSDGKRMYHTVCVALYAFTVTYMSSAYAPGAKATGERFHVSETVSLLGISLFCLGLAFGPMIGAPLSETAGRLVVYRLGLPLATLFLIGAAVSKSIASVVICRFFAGVFGSPALSVGGGTMADMWPPARRGPSTALFVMAPFMGPCIAPIIGGFVIERLNWRWLEWVSVFWGVATCVFALGMSETYKKTILEREMKKENPSYRIKMPTLSWGAIHKWASESLVRPLQLLFTEPIVLFLSLYIGFDFAVLYAFFASIPLVFQETYHFNSHQNGLVFIALGIGALLATLTNVLCDRFIYTRKCAEARERGETGHIPPEERLYPALMGSFGVAIGLFWFAWTARPSVHWISPILALIPFNWGNLCIFATSITYMIDCYGARYGASALSANAFTRYIFAAAFPLFIIQMYDTLTTKWAASLLGFIAIGLIPIPWLLFRFGSKIRQKTRFAL; this is encoded by the exons ATGGATGTTATAGAGGACATCAAAGAGGATGCACCGCGTGGCGAAAAGGAAGATGATTCCTTTCCCTCGAGCGATCCGGAAAGTGCTCCAGAAAGCAGCCATGCTCTAGAGTGGGAAGATGATCCTCGCAATCCATACAACTGGAGCGATGGAAAGCGGATGTACCATACAGTCTGCGTAGCCCTCTACGCGTTTACGGT CACTTACATGTCTTCAGCCTACGCACCAGGGGCAAAAGCAACTGGAGAAAGATTTCACGTATCAGAAACGGTTTCATTGCTCGGTATCTCGCTCTTTTGCCTCGGACTGGCATTCGGACCTATGATAGGAGCACCTCTCAGTGAAACGGCAGGACGATTGGTTGTCTATCGGCTGGGCTTACCCCTCGCCACGCTCTTTCTCATCGGTGCTGCGGTCTCCAAAAGCATTGCCTCAGTTGTGATTTGCCGCTTCTTCGCCGGTGTATTTGGAAGCCCAGCATTGAGCGTGGGTGGTGGAACAATGGCAGATATGTGGCCGCCCGCACGTCGTGGACCATCGACAGCACTCTTCGTTATGGCTCCTTTTATGGGGCCATGCATTG CTCCAATCATAGGTGGCTTCGTCATAGAACGGTTAAACTGGAGGTGGCTCGAATGGGTCTCTGTCTTCTGGGGCGTCGCGACATGTGTATTTGCTCTTGGTATGAGTGAAACCTACAAAAAGACCATTCTCGAGCGCgaaatgaagaaagaaaacccGTCTTACCGAATCAAGATGCCTACGTTAAGCTGGGGTGCTATACACAAATGGGCAAGCGAGTCCTTGGTGAGGCCTTTGCAGCTTCTATTTACCGAACCCATCGTCTTGTTCCTGAGTCTCTATATTGGCTTCGATTTTGCTGTGCTATACGCCTTCTTCGCTTCCATACCACTTGTTTTCCAAGAAACATACCACTTCAATTCTCACCAGAATGGATTGGTTTTTATCGCTCTAGGAATTGGCGCGTTATTAGCAACGCTGACGAACGTTCTTTGCGACCGCTTCATCTATACACGAAAGTGCGCTGAGGCACGAGAAAGGGGTGAAACGGGCCATATACCTCCAGAAGAGCGTCTCTATCCAGCACTCATGGGAAGTTTTGGAGTTGCCATTGGCCTTTTTTGGTTTGCTTGGACTGCCCGCCCTAGTGTACATTGGATAAGCCCGATTCTTGCTTTGATCCCATTCAACTGGGGCAATCTTTGCATCTTT GCAACCAGTATAACTTATATGATTGACTGCTATGGCGCTCGGTATGGAGCTTCGGCGCTTTCTGCAAATGCCTTTACACGCTACATCTTTGCTGCCGCCTTTCCGCTTTTCATCATTCAAA TGTATGATACGTTGACGACAAAATGGGCCGCCAGTCTACTTGGTTTCATAGCCATTGGCTTGATTCCTATCCCCTGGCTACTGTTTAGGTTCGGTTCAAAGATCCGGCAGAAGACACGCTTCGCTCTTTAA
- a CDS encoding uncharacterized protein (EggNog:ENOG41~TransMembrane:5 (o161-184i280-298o318-338i387-410o814-834i)), which translates to MFASRHPTGPTCTCISTTSRLLFANLLMSSANSMSVFQATSMDLLKLLSRKHLPRNRCFNRSLQEHWPWQSHTLLIAGIWVPGGIDYVLSTTVPTFFQLMTKKAGFQSIRSFMDPKLLISTGTQVFEGIAAQVLHELVVQPAKRNTTGSITYTEQRLHAKALSTGFMCSFLGLLVILSVTMIFVRPSFSAPAKPVAAFSTATILASSPELDKILTPMGHLSNDKLQQHLRDYRFRADHVPDSHSGICIEPIRRNEGQTYVNNVTEQSQLQVPSWMPMASTTWFLVLAICLPLAVIASLEIVQHFSDTNNGFISINKSSALAFATYIPSAVALGVAGLYSAMQMMTAIFAPFAPLKKGTANAKRTVELSLVAQLPPHSLFLSLRTRNFAVAIALFGSFVGSFLTIIVSGLYSVIEVPIVQTVALQQGDVFNFTNVDLSLTDNEATAIDNLVEYLGLNSTQWTHGNLAFNVLQQNATLTMNSSADVPLTVNVPAVRPSLNCTSIPNYLREITIFDQDNEESGSMGFKMPGQNAMVSPEDGYIWVGVNTTLEHAEWCETAPKDLKSQEPWMQYFLLPNDTSMAYVGKASVLMWDGGVIFGDGAVDTNPQSGEMGSGLDQTDNGCPTFAVTFGQMKVKKSGTGSKRKISGFEQDLATLICYQNIEQVMTNATWQLPNLSFDPAQLPIANESTARFLKSSRGSERFPFLPNAWLDTLSNPRFNQTIPGPSNSNSSNNYIDNFIEALVLTKDGQPASKLAGAENVENLRNATQRLYGTYMAQAISLNMRDNSTIKDLPTYDGLVTTSGNQRLQQSRGSKIALQVVLAVMVACAIATRLLLPVRDVLPHNPCSIAGTATLMAGGEMISRIGDEQMDMDDLLHNGQYSLKWWRNEKGVERYGIDLEPSL; encoded by the coding sequence ATGTTCGCATCTCGCCATCCGACCGGCccaacatgtacatgtatctccACAACGTCACGACTGCTCTTTGCAAACCTACTTATGAGCTCCGCCAATTCAATGTCAGTGTTCCAAGCAACGTCAATGGATCTGCTCAAGCTCTTGTCTCGAAAGCACCTGCCAAGAAACAGATGCTTCAATCGTTCCCTCCAGGAGCACTGGCCATGGCAGTCACATACTCTACTAATCGCTGGGATTTGGGTACCGGGGGGAATCGACTATGTTCTATCGACCACTGTGCCCACATTCTTTCAGCTCATGACCAAAAAGGCTGGGTTCCAATCCATTCGAAGCTTCATGGATCCGAAACTCCTCATCAGTACAGGAACCCAAGTTTTCGAGGGGATTGCCGCTCAAGTATTGCACGAGCTTGTCGTTCAGCCAGCGAAGCGTAATACTACCGGAAGTATTACATACACAGAGCAGAGATTGCATGCGAAAGCTCTCTCGACCGGATTCATGTGCAGCTTTCTTGGACTGCTGGTCATATTGTCTGTGACCATGATATTCGTCCGCCCCAGCTTTTCAGCACCCGCCAAACCAGTAGCAGCCTTTTCGACGGCTACTATACTCGCATCGAGCCCTGAACTTGACAAAATCCTAACACCTATGGGGCATTTGAGCAATGACAAGTTACAACAACATCTTAGAGACTACCGATTTCGAGCAGACCATGTCCCTGATTCTCATTCAGGTATATGTATTGAACCAATCCGACGGAATGAAGGGCAAACATACGTCAACAACGTGACAGAACAAAGCCAACTCCAAGTGCCTTCATGgatgccaatggccagcacCACTTGgtttcttgttcttgcgATTTGTCTCCCGCTGGCTGTTATTGCTTCACTGGAAATTGTTCAGCATTTTTCAGACACAAACAATGGATTTATCAGTATTAACAAATCGAGTGCACTTGCATTCGCCACGTACATCCCTTCAGCCGTCGCACTTGGGGTGGCTGGTCTCTACTCTGCTATGCAAATGATGACGGCAATTTTTGCGCCATTTGCTCCTTTAAAGAAAGGAACAGCCAATGCGAAAAGGACAGTTGAGCTGAGCCTCGTTGCCCAGCTACCTCCTCATTCTTTATTCTTATCGCTGAGAACAAGGAACTTTGCAGTAGCCATCGCACTATTTGGAAGCTTTGTTGGAAGCTTTCTAACTATTATTGTATCAGGCCTATACAGCGTCATCGAAGTACCAATTGTCCAAACTGTTGCACTTCAGCAAGGCGATGTGTTCAACTTTACCAACGTTGACCTTTCTCTAACGGATAACGAAGCTACTGCCATTGATAACTTGGTGGAATATCTGGGCTTGAATAGCACACAGTGGACGCACGGGAATCTGGCCTTCAATGTACTCCAGCAGAACGCCACCCTCACGATGAATTCAAGCGCAGACGTGCCACTAACAGTCAATGTACCCGCCGTGAGACCATCGCTGAACTGCACCTCGATACCCAATTACCTTCGTGAAATCACAATATTCGATCAAGACAATGAAGAAAGTGGTTCAATGGGGTTCAAAATGCCTGGGCAAAACGCCATGGTGTCTCCCGAGGATGGCTATATTTGGGTCGGCGTTAACACTACTCTGGAACATGCCGAGTGGTGTGAGACTGCTCCCAAGGATCTGAAGAGCCAAGAACCATGGATGCAGTATTTCCTCCTTCCCAACGATACAAGCATGGCCTATGTGGGTAAGGCCTCCGTCCTCATGTGGGATGGCGGTGTAATATTCGGTGATGGAGCGGTAGACACAAACCCACAGTCGGGAGAAATGGGTAGCGGGCTCGATCAAACCGACAACGGGTGCCCAACATTTGCCGTAACATTCGGTCAGATGAAGGTGAAGAAATCGGGCACGGGATCCAAGCGCAAAATTTCCGGCTTCGAGCAAGATCTCGCGACGCTCATCTGTTACCAAAATATTGAGCAGGTCATGACCAATGCAACATGGCAACTTCCCAATTTGTCTTTTGATCCCGCCCAGCTTCCTATAGCGAACGAGAGTACGGCGAGATTCTTGAAATCAAGCCGCGGCAGTGAACGGTTTCCCTTTTTGCCGAATGCCTGGTTAGATACTCTCAGCAATCCGCGATTTAACCAGACAATTCCTGGCCCGAGCAATTCCAACTCATCGAATAACTACATTGATAATTTTATTGAGGCCCTAGTTTTGACGAAAGACGGCCAACCGGCAAGTAAGCTCGCTGGAGCTGAAAATGTCGAAAATCTCAGAAACGCCACTCAGCGCCTCTACGGGACATATATGGCTCAGGCCATTTCTCTAAATATGCGAGACAACAGTACTATTAAAGACCTGCCTACGTATGACGGCCTGGTTACAACATCTGGCAATCAGAGGCTGCAGCAATCTCGTGGGTCTAAGATTGCGCTCCAGGTTGTACTCGCAGTGATGGTGGCGTGCGCTATTGCAACGAGGTTGCTTTTGCCAGTGAGAGACGTGTTGCCGCATAATCCTTGTTCGATTGCTGGAACGGCGACGCTGATGGCTGGCGGAGAGATGATCTCTCGAATTGGTGACGAACAGATGGATATGGATGATTTGCTTCACAATGGGCAATATAGCTTGAAGTGGTGGCGAAATGAGAAGGGCGTAGAGAGATATGGTATTGACTTGGAGCCGTCTTTATAA
- a CDS encoding uncharacterized protein (EggNog:ENOG41~SECRETED:SignalP(1-24)) translates to MTRYRAMQQLSLTHLVFLIGTASGALLTLSSFEGLASPAPLSCIYAYNAPIRGCTANDFARGATCSETCVEGLQAVQFTVRSLCAKASTANNPLLQQIQNGNLVAAVCKTNTPASMPIPSPATTLQTSTIQTSTIQTSTIQTSPPSQASPTPQSTSDGASQVTSTQQPVSTEAASSTAASATPDHSITSVAVSTSAIESATQTSQTSVEKPSSSSEEPSKPTRPINPNAQPGSGGGSPFDFVAISRAVKFNFAETFTTLATAAALVTLILM, encoded by the coding sequence ATGACGAGATATCGTGCAATGCAGCAACTCAGCCTCACACATCTCGTCTTTCTAATCGGCACGGCATCCGGAGCTCTTTTGACCTTGTCCAGTTTCGAAGGCCTGgcctctccagcgcctctttCGTGCATATATGCATACAACGCACCGATTCGAGGATGCACCGCAAATGATTTCGCTAGAGGCGCAACATGTTCAGAGACCTGCGTTGAGGGGTTACAAGCAGTGCAGTTTACAGTGCGATCCTTGTGCGCCAAAGCCAGCACTGCCAACAATCCTCTGCTTCAGCAAATACAGAATGGCAATCTAGTGGCTGCTGTCTGCAAGACGAATACACCAGCTTCAATGCCGATTCCTTCTCCTGCGACGACACTACAGACCTCGACGATACAGACTTCGACGATACAGACTTCGACGATACAAACATCACCGCCATCACAAGCTTCGCCTACACCTCAGAGCACCTCAGATGGTGCATCTCAAGTGACATCAACGCAACAACCGGTTTCTACCGAAGCGGCGTCAAGTACGGCAGCATCCGCCACACCGGATCACAGCATCACATCAGTGGCTGTTTCTACTTCGGCGATCGAATCCGCTACACAAACCTCGCAAACAAGTGTTGAGAAGCCCTCTTCATCGAGCGAGGAGCCGTCAAAACCAACACGGCCGATCAATCCCAATGCACAGCcaggcagcggcggcgggagCCCGTTCGACTTTGTCGCAATCAGCAGGGCAGTCAAATTTAATTTTGCCGAGACGTTCACCACGCTGGCCACTGCCGCTGCGCTGGTGACACTAATACTGATGTAA
- a CDS encoding uncharacterized protein (EggNog:ENOG41~TransMembrane:1 (o6-27i)) produces MQDFKPVKNICAHLNAFHAYADDPKRAVEANHYCSHIDDEVRQCLIYDSPEPDARIIGVEYMITPRLYESLPQDERRLWHSHVYEVKSGMLIMPNRVVPQAAWELAEKREMEQIITLYGKTYHFWQIDRGDKLPLGEPKLMTSYVADGQLDFARVEDRDERFQSDYKLKREARKDIPSPSILKEADSAWDTER; encoded by the exons ATGCAGGACTTCAAACCGGTCAAGAACATATGCGCCCATCTCAACGCATTCCACGCGTATGCTGACGATCCTAAACGAGCTGTGGAAGCAAACCACTATTGCAGCCACATAG ATGATGAGGTTCGTCAATGTCTTATATACGATTCACCGGAGCCCGATGCACGGATCATAGGCGTAGAGTATATGATCACACCGAGGCTATATGAATCGTTACCGCAGGACGAACGGCGGCTATGGCACTCCCACGTCTATGAGGTCAAATCTGGAATGCTAATCATGCCGAATCGGGTTGTTCCTCAAGCAGCTTGGGAACtagcagagaaaagagaaatggagcAAATAATTACGCTCTATGGCAAAACATACCACTTCTGGCAGATCGACCGGGGCGATAAGTTGCCGCTTGGAGAGCCAAAACTTATGACTAGCTATGTCGCTGATGGACAACTGGATTTTGCCAGAGTGGAAGACCGAGATGAAAGGTTCCAGTCAGATTACAAACTGAAGAGAGAGGCTAGGAAAGACATACCTTCTCCCAGTATTCTTAAAG AAGCTGACTCAGCATGGGATACTGAAAGGTAA
- a CDS encoding uncharacterized protein (EggNog:ENOG41): MDVSFSFYQAIDIRSLFIATLFLKVICRLKDQKLLFRDLKHRISNMDSDAGHNSAPSEVLPSETKVLASAASLTQDFKPVKNICAHLNAFHAYADDPKRAVEANHYCSHIDDEVRQCLIYDSPEPDARIIGVEYMITPRLYESLPQDERRLWHSHVYEVKSGMLIMPNRVVPQAAWELAEKREMEQIITLYGKTYHFWQIDRGDKLPLGEPKLMTSYVADGQLDFARVEDRDERFQSDYKLKREARKDIPSPSILKEADSAWDTER; the protein is encoded by the exons ATGGATGTCTCATTCAGCTTCTACCAGGCAATAGATATAAGATCTCTATTTATTGCCACATTATTTCTAAAGGTAATTTGCAGACTCAAAGACCAGAAACTGTTGTTCCGAGATCTTAAGCATCGCATTTCGAATATGGATTCAGACGCAGGACATAATAGTGCGCCTAGTGAGGTGTTGCCCAGTGAGACCAAAGTACTGGCGAGCGCAGCCTCACTCACACAA GACTTCAAACCGGTCAAGAACATATGCGCCCATCTCAACGCATTCCACGCGTATGCTGACGATCCTAAACGAGCTGTGGAAGCAAACCACTATTGCAGCCACATAG ATGATGAGGTTCGTCAATGTCTTATATACGATTCACCGGAGCCCGATGCACGGATCATAGGCGTAGAGTATATGATCACACCGAGGCTATATGAATCGTTACCGCAGGACGAACGGCGGCTATGGCACTCCCACGTCTATGAGGTCAAATCTGGAATGCTAATCATGCCGAATCGGGTTGTTCCTCAAGCAGCTTGGGAACtagcagagaaaagagaaatggagcAAATAATTACGCTCTATGGCAAAACATACCACTTCTGGCAGATCGACCGGGGCGATAAGTTGCCGCTTGGAGAGCCAAAACTTATGACTAGCTATGTCGCTGATGGACAACTGGATTTTGCCAGAGTGGAAGACCGAGATGAAAGGTTCCAGTCAGATTACAAACTGAAGAGAGAGGCTAGGAAAGACATACCTTCTCCCAGTATTCTTAAAG AAGCTGACTCAGCATGGGATACTGAAAGGTAA